The window CGGCACAATGATGACCGCAACGCAAACAAAGGACCGGACGATCCGGCAATATCCTCTTATATACACGGAGAAAAACAATGAGAAAGGTAGCAATCTACGGCAAGGGCGGAATCGGAAAATCTACAACAACCCAGAACACTGTGGCCGGACTGTGCGAGCTGGGCAGGAAGGTTATGGTTGTCGGCTGTGACCCGAAAGCGGACTCCACTCGTCTGCTGCTCGGCGGTTTGTCCCAGAAATCTGTCCTCGACACCCTGCGTGAGGAGGGTGAGGACGTAGAACTGGAGGACATCCGTAAAGAAGGGTACGGCGGAACCTGGTGTGTTGAGTCCGGTGGTCCTGAGCCGGGAGTTGGTTGTGCAGGTCGCGGTATTATCACCTCTATTAATATGCTGGAGTCTCTGGGTGCCTACGAGGAGAGCGAAGGTCTGGATTATGCCTTCTACGACGTACTGGGCGACGTGGTCTGCGGCGGGTTCGCCATGCCTATCCGTGACGGTAAAGCGGAAGAAATCTATATTGTTGTGTCCGGCGAGATGATGGCTATGTACGCGGCCAACAACATCAGCAAAGGTATTATGAAGTTTGCGCAGTCCGGTAACGTGCGGCTGGGCGGACTGATCTGTAACTCCCGTGCTGTTGATAATGAGCAGGAGATGATCGAGAAATTCGCAGAAAAATTGGGAACCCACATGATCTGGTTTGTACCGCGTGACAACGATGTACAGCGGGCCGAGATCAACCGAAAGACTGTTATTGAATGGAAACCCGAGGTGCCCCAGGCGGATAAGTATCGCGGTCTGGCCAAGGCCATTGATGCGAACGAGAAGTTCGTCATTCCCACACCTATGGAGATTGAAGAGCTGGAAGCATTGCTCATGGAATTTGGTTTGATGAATTAAACATGGGGCGGTAGGGGTAGACCTCTGTGTCTGCCCGGTATGAAAGGGCGAACACAGGGATTCGCCCCTACGGGTAAAAAACGGTAGGGGCAGGTCCCCGTGCCTGCCCTGTTAAGGCGAATAAACACAATGTAGGGTCACGGCGTGCCGTGCCCCTACGGGTAAATATATAAGGAGAACAACTCATGTTAATGATCAGAGCTATAGTCAGGCCGGAAAAAACAGATGCAGTGCTGGCTGCCCTCATGGATGCGGGCTTTCCGGCGGTCACCAAATATTCCGTTGCCGGGCGCGGTAAACAACGCGGTATTAAAATCGGTGATGTCACCTATGATGAGATTCCGAAAATGATGCTTATGTCCGTTGTTCGGGACGAAGATAAAGATTTTGTTATCCAGACCATCATGGATACAGCCAGAACTTCCGAGAAAGGCGCTTTTGGTGACGGTAAGATCTTTGTCAGCGAGGTTGAGGAAGTGTATACCATCAGTTCCGGTGTTAAGGAAGGAGCAGTCGGGGAGGCCGCGTAATGAAAGAAGTCATTGCTGTGGTACGCATCAATATGATGAACCAGACCAAGCAGGCCTTAAGCGATGCCGGGGTTGACGCCTATTTCGCCCGAGAGGCTCAGGGGCGGGGCAAAGGTTTCGCCAATCCCAAGGTGCTTGAGGGGGTTGATGAGGGATACGAAGAAGCGGCTGCCGTGCTGGGAGAAAAGGGAAAACTCTATCCCAAGCGAGTGCTGACCGTGGTGGTTGAGGACGATAAGGTCGACGATGTTGTGCAGGCCATTATCGCACCCAACAAGACCGGCAAGCCGGGCGACGGAAAGATATTTATTCTGCCTGTGGCTGATTCGGTTCGGGTTCGGACCGGGGAATCGGGCGAAGCAGCTATCGTCTGAACCTGAAGAGAAAATTTGAGGAGAACAATATGGGAGCGGCAGAAAAACTGGTGCAGTGGAATCCCACCGATATTAAGGCGGAATTGATTAAAAAGTATCCGCCCAAGGTGGCCCGTAAACGCGCCAAACAGATAATGATTAACGAGGCCTTGGAGAACGGCACGCCGGAAATTACGGCCAATGTCCGTACCATCCCAGGCATCATCACCATGCGCGGTTGTACCTACGCCGGTTGTAAGGGCGTTATCATGGGACCG is drawn from Candidatus Electrothrix rattekaaiensis and contains these coding sequences:
- a CDS encoding P-II family nitrogen regulator, whose protein sequence is MKEVIAVVRINMMNQTKQALSDAGVDAYFAREAQGRGKGFANPKVLEGVDEGYEEAAAVLGEKGKLYPKRVLTVVVEDDKVDDVVQAIIAPNKTGKPGDGKIFILPVADSVRVRTGESGEAAIV
- the nifH gene encoding nitrogenase iron protein, with protein sequence MRKVAIYGKGGIGKSTTTQNTVAGLCELGRKVMVVGCDPKADSTRLLLGGLSQKSVLDTLREEGEDVELEDIRKEGYGGTWCVESGGPEPGVGCAGRGIITSINMLESLGAYEESEGLDYAFYDVLGDVVCGGFAMPIRDGKAEEIYIVVSGEMMAMYAANNISKGIMKFAQSGNVRLGGLICNSRAVDNEQEMIEKFAEKLGTHMIWFVPRDNDVQRAEINRKTVIEWKPEVPQADKYRGLAKAIDANEKFVIPTPMEIEELEALLMEFGLMN
- a CDS encoding P-II family nitrogen regulator; this translates as MLMIRAIVRPEKTDAVLAALMDAGFPAVTKYSVAGRGKQRGIKIGDVTYDEIPKMMLMSVVRDEDKDFVIQTIMDTARTSEKGAFGDGKIFVSEVEEVYTISSGVKEGAVGEAA